The region ACGAAAAATTTGTTAAATGCAAAAATATACAAATATATTCTTCATAATTCGTCTTTTTTCTTAAATACTCTGAATATTTCTATAAAGTGCTTTATTATTTAAATGTTTTTTTTACAATAACATTTCCGTTCCAAACATGACAGGCAATTTAATACACTCCCACCATCACAAAAAAGAGGAGAATAAATCCGCTTGAAATGCTTAAACTTTTGCAACGATAATTCCATAGCGGCCGGAAGCTGCATCGGTTTCGTTGAACAGTAGTTTCATTGTTGGCTTTTCAAGCCCAACGGATCCTTAGTTGTTGGGCACAGTTTTTATTTTTCAAATGCATAAAAATATCCACAACTAAATACAACAGAAAGAAACTCTCCTAAATCTTCTTTTAAAAGAGAAAAAGTCACGTCTATTTCTTCCGAATCGCTACTTCCTATATAATCTATATTCGTAATCCATTCGTAATTCAATTCTTTTAGTTGCTTTATAACTGTTTGTAACTCGTCGTATGTGAAATGTTTGGAACGAATATATATTTTATCCATTTAATTAATTTTTCGGAATTACATATTCAGCCAATTTCACACCTTTAGTCAATTCAGTCAAATATGATGCTGAGATTCCAGATTGCGTAATTATGTCTTTTTTTGAGTATTCACTTTCTTTTATTTCGTTCGCATATTTAATTCCAAATAAATGTATCATAGCAACAGAATCACCTTTTGGGGCATTATTATACATTTCGCTGAGTTTTGTTCCTAATTCATTTAGTGTCATATTCTATTGTTTTGGTTTAGGTTTGTGCTTTGGTCAAATTGTGCCCAATGCGCTCTGGTGCTACAGCGGGTTTCGGACTAAATTAAACCCTTTATTCGGATTTGCCAAATCTTCCAAATACAAACTCAAATTTCCATTAAGTCTATTGCTCAAATCCGTTGTAGTAGCTATTAGCCGTTCGGGCTTTTTGTTTAGCCTATTTTCTATACTTGTCATAATCCTTGTCTTTAAATAAGTCGCTATGATATTTTTCTGTTAAGATTTGAATGTCCTTTAAAGTCTCCTGATTTTTGAAAAAAAAATCATTGTTCAAACCGAGTAAATTCATCGTTTCAACACCGATAAATGCACAAAAAGTAAAAACATCACTTAACAATCTCAAATAATGGGTGAAATAGGCCAATTCTCTATTTTCAAATGATCTACTATTTCTTTCTCGAATTATTAAAATACCTGTTTCGTCACCATGGGTAACATGGCTACTCATTCTGTATCCGTGAGTTAGAGTAATGAAAATTTCCATTGGTTTTCCTCGGTAATTCTTAGATAAAGAATTCACTATTTCTGTAAACGACCATTTTTGCTCAAGTTTCTGTCGTTCCGTTTTTGTCCATTTGGTTCTTAATTCTGTTTCTTTTTCCTCTGTTAATAGCATAGGGGAATAAGCCAAGTTGTGCGTTTCAAGTTCTCCAAGATGAATTAAGTTCTTTTTAGCTTGTTCAGATTGCTTCAAAGAATTTACTTCCGCCAACAAATTCCAAAACTCATCGAGCCGTTTTTCTCGCTCATTTTTGTCAGCAGTAGTAATAAAAACATATTTTACAAAAGTTTCTATTGCGGATCTCAATATAATTTCTGCGTCCCAAATTCTGTTGTCAACTGTTAAGGTTGCAACTGTTTCGAGCCGTTCTACAATAAATTCAAGAATTGGAAGAATACCATCAAACTCTTTTAAATGAAGTTTTATAATTCTAAAAAGTTCAAGATTGTTTTTATTGATAGCCTCAAAATACGCTTCAGTAATTTTTCGTTTATCGTCAGTCCAAGGTAAATTACTATCGTTCATTTTAAGGTTGTTTCTTTTGGTAGTTATTGTTATAACCTGACCGATAACTCGTTTATACTCGCTACCCTATAACGAATATACACCCAAAATCGGTTAAATAGTCGCTTGTATAGCGCATTATGGTCAAATATATAAATAATATTTTTATTACAAATTTAAAGACGCTCGGACTTCGTATTTCAATTTGTTCCTGTCGAATTGATTTTTACTACAAGACCATTCTTTATGGCGCGTCCCGCCGAAAAAGGCGGGTCGGGCTCGCTCTAATCTCCTGCTTCGTAAACTACGCAAGAGGATTTCCGCTGCCATCCCTCGCGCGGTATCGTTCCTGTTCACTATTTTGGTAAATAGGTATTATGTCATACCACGGATGTTCTTCAAATAGATTCATTAGATAGGACTAAAAGGTAAAAATGTTAATTTTGAAATGCCATTCAAAATTATAGACAATTATTTATACATAACTTTAATAGAAGCATCATCGAAATTTGTATTGATTAAAGTAGAAAAATAATCTTAAGAAATCTATATCTGAAATATTGCAAACATAAACATAACCGAGCGCCTAACAGCTAGAGTTTCGTTGGGCTCGCAGAGCCAACAATGAAATTCCTGTTGAACGGAACCGATTACATGTCCGTCAACTATGGAGTTATCGTATAATGAGTTTTAGAATTTCAAGGGGACTTATAGTCCTCTTTTTTTTGAAGTAGTTTTTCAGTTGGTTTTAATGTGTTTTTCCTTCACTTTCGGGTATAAGTGCCCTTACCCATAAAGTTAGTTTTCACAGGGATTGGTGTTTTGGCCACCGCCAAGATACCAAGCAGGCGGACCGCGTTGGTCGAAAACTGCTATTCGATACAAATTGCCCGTTTTACAACACGGACATTTAGGAAAAAAAGGCTTTTTTTCTGCTTTTTCTAATATTTTTTGTTGGAGTTTTTCTTGTAAAACTTTCAGCTTTTGTCGTTTCCAAGTACTGCTTAAAAAACCGTAATGACGAATCTTGACGAATCGTTTGGGCAAAATATGCAACGCAAACCGCCTGATAAACTCCTGATGCGTGAGCGTCATTTGCTTTTTTACTCCCTCCATTCGATAATCCTTGTAATCAAAAGTGACGTTTTGGTTATCAATAGCTTTGATTCTGTGATTGCTAATAGCAATTTTATGGGTGTATCTTCCCAAATATTCCACCACCGATTTTGGACTTCCAAAAGGGCGTTTGGCAAAAACTACCCAAGGTTTCTGCCATAATTCCTGTCGGATTTGCTCATACCTAATCGGGTTTTTGGCTTTCAGTTTTTCGCAATACTTTGCTCTAAAAACCTTCGACAAAGCTTTTACCGGGAATAAGAATTTCCCGTCGGAGCGGCTGTTTTGCCACATACCATTTTTGTCCACGCCACCACTGGGAACAATGCAATGCAGGTGCGGATGCAAACTTAATTGCTGCCCCCCAGGTATGCAAAACGGCAATCATTCCCATTTGCATTCCCTTGCCTTTGCCAAAGGTTGTTAACGTTTCCCAAGTAGCTTCAAACAAGCTATCATAGACTATTTTTGGCTGATGTATTGCCAAAGAATTAATACTACCAGGCAAGGTAAAAACTACGTGGAAGTACGGAACCGGTAAAAGCTCAATAGCTCTTGCTTGAATCCAATCTTCTCGTTTGTTGCCCTGACACTTCGGACAATGCCGATTGCGGCAAGAGTTGTAGCTTATATTGATGTTTCCACAACTATCGCAAGCATCGATATGACCACCCAGCTCGGCTGTTCTGCATTTTTTAATGGCGTAAAGCGTGCGAAGTTGCCAGGTGTTTAATCCATAGTTTTCGAGTCTTGAGCCTGCCTTTCTTAATACATCAGCTACTTCAATTTTTGACTGCACTTGGCAAAAAGGGTATCTAGTGGACTAAAAATGCGTTGACTCTCGAGTTGGGCAATATGCAGATATTCCATTGTGGTCTCAACATTCTGGTGTCCCAAAAGGTCTTTTAGCGTCATAATATCCATACCGTCTTCGAGCAAATGTGTGGCATAACTGTGCCGCAGCGTATGGCTATGAACTTCCTTTTTTATTCCCGATGCCTTAGCGACTTGCCGCACCGCCCATTGCACGCCTCGTTGTGAATACCGATTGTCAAAATCACCACCTGCTCCAGTAGGCAAAGGCTGTCCATTAAAAAGATAATCCTGGGGTTTTTCGGCTTCAATATACTTTTTCAATCCTCGGATTAAATGAATAGAAAGCGGTACATAACGGTCTTTTTTACCTTTGCCTTGAACCACTTTGAGCTGTTTTCGGTCAAAATCCAGGTCTTGTAATCGCACACCTCGGGCCTCCATACAGCGAAGTCCGCAACCATAAAGCAAACCGATAAGAATTTTATGTTTGAGTAGTTTGGCACCTTGAAGCATAGCCCAAACTTCCTCTTTACTCAAAACAACAGGGAGCTTTTTCTCGTGTTTTATGGACGGTAAACGCAGGTATTCATACGGAAATCCTTCTGATTTGAGTAAAAAACGAAGTCCGTAAACGCAATGCTTAAAATAGGTTTGAGAGGGTGTTTTTGACTTTTTTTGTTGGTAAAACAAGTAGTCCTGTACTTGTTCAGAATCGAGTTCTGTTGGGATTTTACCAAAATAGAGCGAAATAGCCGCCACATGGCGCGAATAGTTATTGAACGTACTTTGACTTCTGCCCAAAACGGAAACCGTACGCTCAAACCGTTGAAGTAATTGCTCAAATCCAGGAACTTCCCGCTTGGCTTGGTTGAGAATTTTGTTTTCTCTTAATTCTTCAACCGACTTTTTTTTGTGACCATAATTATAATTTTTAGTTATATTCGTAAGGTACAAAATCTCGGTAAGTGCTACCGAAGGTTTAGTTCAACAGCCACTACAACGGATTTGGGCAATTAGCTTAATGGGAAGTTGGTTTGCCTCCGGCCAGTTCGGCTTTCAGCCTCGGGTTGTATTTTGGAGATTTGGCAAATCCGAAAACAAGGCTTAATTAAACCTAAAACAATCTTATTATCAGAACGTTAGCAGCAACCCTAAAAACAACCAACATGAAAAAATCGGATATCTATGAAATTGCAATAAAGATATTAGGACTTTATTTAGTAACAATTCTTCTATGGCAATTGAGAGATATATTATCTTCAATTTCATTATTAATTCAATCAAGAAGCAATCCTAAAATTTTCGAAGGATTTGACCAAACTCCAATATTATTAATAAGTATTTCTTCATTTTTAGTTTTGACAATTATTTCAGGACTTTTGATATTTAAAACTAAAGCAATAACTAAACTAATATGCAAATCAACAGACTATGAGGATTCTGTAAGTCTTTTTGCGGAAAAAACTACAATTTACGAAATTGCTTTAACCATAGTCGGTTTGCTTTTAATTGTGGAAACTTTTCCTGACTTTGCATACAAACTAAAAAAACACATTCAATTCATTAAAAGCGACTATCCTCAAAAGGAATATGAAACGATGTTTTTTATGACTTCATTAATAAAAATACTAGTTGGATTAATTGCTATTATTTATTCAAATCAATTGGCAAATTTCTTTGGAAAAAAGAATAAGTCTGAGTAAATGCAAGGGCAGTCGCTAATAGCATTTTGAGATAGTGGGGTTTTAGTGGAATTACCGTTTCGCATCAAGTTTTCGTTAAGCCGAAAAAATTGAGCGGTTACGA is a window of Flavobacterium acetivorans DNA encoding:
- a CDS encoding HTH-like domain-containing protein, translated to MTLNELGTKLSEMYNNAPKGDSVAMIHLFGIKYANEIKESEYSKKDIITQSGISASYLTELTKGVKLAEYVIPKN
- a CDS encoding DUF5677 domain-containing protein, which codes for MNDSNLPWTDDKRKITEAYFEAINKNNLELFRIIKLHLKEFDGILPILEFIVERLETVATLTVDNRIWDAEIILRSAIETFVKYVFITTADKNEREKRLDEFWNLLAEVNSLKQSEQAKKNLIHLGELETHNLAYSPMLLTEEKETELRTKWTKTERQKLEQKWSFTEIVNSLSKNYRGKPMEIFITLTHGYRMSSHVTHGDETGILIIRERNSRSFENRELAYFTHYLRLLSDVFTFCAFIGVETMNLLGLNNDFFFKNQETLKDIQILTEKYHSDLFKDKDYDKYRK
- a CDS encoding tyrosine-type recombinase/integrase, with translation MYLTNITKNYNYGHKKKSVEELRENKILNQAKREVPGFEQLLQRFERTVSVLGRSQSTFNNYSRHVAAISLYFGKIPTELDSEQVQDYLFYQQKKSKTPSQTYFKHCVYGLRFLLKSEGFPYEYLRLPSIKHEKKLPVVLSKEEVWAMLQGAKLLKHKILIGLLYGCGLRCMEARGVRLQDLDFDRKQLKVVQGKGKKDRYVPLSIHLIRGLKKYIEAEKPQDYLFNGQPLPTGAGGDFDNRYSQRGVQWAVRQVAKASGIKKEVHSHTLRHSYATHLLEDGMDIMTLKDLLGHQNVETTMEYLHIAQLESQRIFSPLDTLFAKCSQKLK